A section of the Suncus etruscus isolate mSunEtr1 chromosome X, mSunEtr1.pri.cur, whole genome shotgun sequence genome encodes:
- the LOC125998816 gene encoding protein FAM47A-like, whose product MPLGMNCTPWYKERLPSTNFPKHKKAQYMFPSSLDSRRWVFVKDGLDDFRNGCPSCDDVIIPCPRDSFLIPSVCKTVHKPEPPKSPKVEPKKFPKAATKDHNLSYLPSVQTLMDVLERLRSRAQIGEFVYDTADDKQYFSVLPVLEENDSKEYLVRVVRGPCFMELLDVEWFPPIELPKEKKVRRRSFPRSHPVEILVEVFQPSKKEEEKKPDKKKPDEKKPDEKKKKRKKKKHSQKFRDRKHIPKVIREFCRWAIALGEHDVTERYVMKLFDLDGEFKPVYQTARIKNVSDMSLRLRYKRTLTDEEEVEFAIDETNWEKKIAKLPDPYKPTPMKIRYGAWYLKPRLWTKLINDEPLVDPEKLLEAQGLGKWRPRPDVLEELYGTIAFKDYVVAHGYKMPWVIEKLFTKKKWAYDQYKTPMQRVLKMYPLLGKDSEEERFRALQSQ is encoded by the coding sequence ATGCCCTTGGGAATGAACTGTACACCTTGGTACAAAGAAAGGCTACCTTCCACGAATTTCCCAAAGCACAAGAAAGCGCAATATATGTTCCCCAGCTCTCTGGACAGTCGGAGGTGGGTATTTGTGAAAGATGGATTGGATGACTTCAGGAATGGCTGTCCATCTTGCGATGATGTCATCATCCCTTGCCCTAGGGATAGTTTCCTCATCCCCTCGGTTTGTAAAACAGTTCACAAACCTGAGCCACCAAAGAGTCCCAAAGTAGAGCCCAAAAAATTTCCAAAAGCAGCTACAAAAGATCATAATCTGAGTTACTTGCCAAGTGTGCAAACATTAATGGACGTGCTAGAAAGGTTGAGGTCACGGGCACAAATTGGGGAGTTTGTATATGATACTGCTGATGATAAGCAGTACTTTTCTGTCCTCCCCGTACTAGAAGAAAATGATTCTAAAGAGTACTTAGTACGAGTGGTGAGAGGACCCTGTTTTATGGAGCTGCTGGATGTAGAATGGTTCCCTCCAATTGAACTCCCCAAGGAGAAAAAGGTGCGCAGGCGATCCTTTCCTAGGTCACATCCTGTTGAAATCTTGGTGGAGGTTTTCCAGCCTtccaagaaagaagaggagaaaaagcctGACAAGAAAAAGCCTGACGAGAAAAAGCCTGACGAAAAAAAGAAGAAAcgcaaaaagaaaaagcattcacAGAAATTTCGTGATCGTAAACATATACCTAAAGTGATTCGTGAATTTTGCAGATGGGCTATTGCTTTGGGTGAACATGATGTTACTGAACGTTATGTCATGAAGCTATTTGATCTTGATGGTGAGTTCAAACCAGTTTATCAAACCGCTCGCATAAAGAACGTAAGTGACATGTCTCTACGTTTGAGATACAAAAGGACCCTCACTGACGAAGAAGAGGTAGAATTTGCTATAGATGAAACtaattgggagaaaaaaattgcaaaattacCAGATCCTTATAAACCCACACCTATGAAGATAAGGTATGGAGCATGGTACCTGAAGCCCAGGCTGTGGACAAAGTTAATAAATGATGAACCTTTGGTTGATCCTGAGAAATTACTGGAAGCTCAAGGTTTGGGGAAGTGGCGTCCTCGCCCAGATGTTCTTGAAGAACTTTATGGAACAATTGCCTTTAAGGACTATGTTGTAGCCCATGGCTACAAGATGCCTTGGGTCATTGAAAAGCTTTTTACCAAGAAGAAATGGGCATATGACCAGTACAAAACTCCCATGCAAAGAGTATTGAAGATGTACCCACTTTTAGGGAAGGACAGTGAAGAGGAGAGATTTCGGGCTTTACAATCTCAGTGA